The Geitlerinema sp. PCC 9228 nucleotide sequence TTGACGGCGGCTAAAGCCGCACGGGTCGCTTTTCATCCCTGCTTTAAAAGGTCAGGGCTTTCAAGCTCCCGATTCACGCCGTAAGAAGAGGAGGCATCCCATTTCCGGAACTTTTTTTTCAAAAGATCGTCTCGGGAGCATGCTTGCTTTTTCTGCCTCGTATTGCCCAATCTGGGGAACGATCGAGCAACATGCCATCTTCCCCTCTTCCCATACTGCTAAGACCCATCCGTTGGCTCTGCCGAAGCATCTGCGGGTTCTTTAATTGAACCATCCGGCATAATAGCACCTTGGAAATTGGCACCGGCTAAGTTGGCACCGGCTAAGTTGGCATTACTGAGGTCGGCATTTTGCAGGTTGGCGTTTTGTAAGTTGGCGTTGCGCAAATCGACACCGCGCAAAAAAGCGCCTTCTAAGTCAGCGCCAGAGAGATTGGCGTTTTGTAAGCTCGCATTGGTAAGAGCAGCTCGAGTGAGTTTGGCGTTGCTAAGATTGGCCCTTTGTAAGTTAGTACTATCTAACAGCGATCGCGTTAAATCGGCGTTTTGCAAATCCGCCTTGCTTAAGTTAGAAAAATTGAGCTTGGCAGCCCTCAGTTCGGCATTAGCAAGTTCTGCCCCCGATAAATCGCATTCCAAACATTCTTTGGTTTCCGTTAGCAAAGCCATGTTGTCTTGTTCCCGACATCCGGTAGCAACGACACCAAGGATGGTGGCAAGGAAAAGAGCGATCGCCATTCTTCCCATAGTATGCTAAATTCCTTAACAGTTTGATTGCGAATGTAGTTTGACGCCTACTGCCGAGCGCGCGAAATTTGCCAGCTTAACAAAATCACTGGTACAATGCCTACCAACACAATCGCCAAAGCTGGGGCAGCGGCTTCGGCAAGTCGTTCGTCGGAAGCTAAATTATACACCCGTACGGCCAAGGTGTTAAAGTTAAAAGGACGAATGATAATCGTAGCGGGTAATTCTTTCATCACATCCACAAACACCAACATGCCGGCAGTGAGCAAACTACTTGCCATCATGGGAATGTGAACCCGCAGCAGGGTACTTGTCGTATTGTGCCCTAAAGAACGAGCAGCGGCATCTAAATTGGGATGGATTTTGTTGAGGCTGGATTCTACGGTACCGAAGGAAACAGCAAGAAAACGCACGATATAGGCGAAAATTAAAGCAAAAACCGTACCGCTGAGCAACAAACCGGTGGAAATCCCAAATTGCGATCGCATCCAGGCATCGATAGAATTATCCAAATTGCCCATAGGAATCAAAATCCCCACTGCAATCACCGCCCCAGGAATAGCATAACCCATGGAAGCGACTCTGGCGGAAAACCGCATGAGAGCGTTGGGTTGCAACCGTACCCCATAGGCAATAATTAACGCAATGGCAACCCCCAAAATCGCCGTTGCTACAGCCAAGCCAAAGCTATGTTGCGACAGTTCCCAAAAACGATGGTCGAAGGTTTGGAGATTGTCGAGACTCATTTTCAACAAAATCCCCGCTGGTAGCAAAAAGCCAATGGCACAGGGCAGCAAACACACCAAACTTGCCGCCGCCGCACGTATTCCTGTAAGCTGGTAGGGTGGCACCGTGCGATCGCTGCCAGTAGATTGGTAGTAGCGGGCGCGGCGGCGGGAAAAACGTTCCAGAACGATTAAAATAAAGACAAATAGCATTAAAAACGCCGCCAGTTTGGAAGCTGCCACGCGATCGCCCATCCCAAACCAAGTATTGTAAATCCCCGTCGTAAAGGTATTGATGCCAAAATATTGAACCGTACCAAAATCGTTGAGGGTTTCCATCATCACCAGCGACAATCCCGCCGCAATGGCTGGTCTGGCTAAAGGCAACGCCACCGTAACAAAACTGCGCCAAGGTCCGCATCCCAGGGAACGGCTGGCTTCTAGAGTACATCCCGACTGTTCCAAAAAAGCCACCCGCGCCAGCATGTACACGTAGGGATATAACGTAAACGCAAACAACGCGATCGCGCCACCCATGGAACGAATGGAGGGAAACCAATACTCCCCATAGCTAACTTGCAACCAATCGCGAATTGCCTGTTGCAGGGGACCAGCAACCCCCAACAAATCCGTATAGGTATAGGCTAGCAAATAAGTAGGCACCGCCAGCGGTAGCAGCAACGCCCATTCAAAAATACCACTGCCAGGAAAACGACAGGCAACCACCAGCCAAGCCGTTCCCACGCCAATAACCAACACGCCAATGCTGGACCCGAGCATCAACACCAGCGAATTTTGGATATAATCGCCAAGGACCGTTTCTGCCAAATGCTGCCACAGGCTGGTGGTATTATCTTGACCAAACGATACCTGGGGTTCGGCGAAAATATTGGCAAAAACAAATAAAATGGGGGTAGCAATGGCGATCGCGATCGCACCCACCAAAATCGTCCATCCCCCAGGCAGCAGGCGACCCAGGCGTAAATCGTTGTTCTTCGGCAGCGCGCGCAAATCGTCCAATGAAAACCTGGTCATAAGTCGGATAATTTACCGAATAGAAATGTTTCGATGGAACAGAGGGCTATTGTGGGAAAAACAACCATACCACCTTACTATAATCGATCCATTTATTGTAGAATTGAAAAACACTTTCTATAAGCCTTTTCTTTGACATGCATTTTTTGCGAGGTTATTGCATCTAGATGGCTGCTGTCATTCTTCACCTAGAAGGAGTCACCAAAAAATTTGCTCGCAACCAAGCACCAGCGGTGGAATCGGTGGATTTGCAATTGGCTAGCGGGGAAATTTTAGGTTTGCTTGGTCCTTCTGGCTGTGGCAAAACCACCCTCTTGCGTACAATTGGCGGTTTTGAAACCCCCCAAGCCGGGACCATCGACATCGATGGCGATCGCGTGGCTGGCGGTGGCAAATGGATACCGCCAGAAAAACGCAATGTAGGCATGGTATTTCAAGATTATGCCTTATTTCCCCACCTCAATGTCCATAAAAATATTGCTTTTGGACTGAAACACGCCAAACGCCAGGGAAATCTGGTTTCCTCGCATCAAAAGCGCGTGGCTGAAGTTTTATCGTTGGTGGGATTGGAAGGCATGGCCAAACGCTATCCCCACGAACTTTCTGGGGGTCAGCAGCAGCGGGTGGCTTTAGCCAGAGCCTTGGCACCCTATCCGGCCATGGTACTGTTAGACGAACCGTTAAGCAATTTGGACGCGCAAGTGCGCCTGCGGTTGCGGCAAGAAGTGCGAGAAATTCTCAAAAATACAGGGACTTCGGCGATTTTTGTTACCCACGACCGGGAAGAAGCTTTGTCAGTATGCGATCGCGTGGCCTTGATGCGTCAAGGTCGCGTGGAACAAATGGGAACCCCGGAAGAAATTTACACCCACCCTGCCTCGCGCTTCGTTGCCGAGTTTGTGACCCAAGCCAATTTCCTGCCTGCCATTCGCAAAGGGGAGGTTTGGGAAACGGAAGTGGGGTGTTTTCCCCGCAACGATGATAGTGTTGAAGTGGATACCGCCGATTTGATGGTGCGCCAGGAAGATTTACTGCTTACCCCCCAAGAAAATGCCAGCGTAGCCATTCGCGATCGGCAATTTTTAGGCAGGGAACACCGATATTGCCTGCAAACCCCCTCCGGCAAAGAACTCCACGCGCGTTTGGCAGCGAAAAACAGCCTCCCCATCGGCACCCATGTTGCTTTGCAGGTCAACCCAGAAGCCATTCAGGTCTTCCCGCGCTAAGTCGGGGAAACCCTGGATCTTCCGTTTCTACTTTCTGACGACAAAAATTGCAAATTCTATTCAATAATTTCCATTTTTTATTGACAAAGTCCCGCAAAAACGGGAAACTGTTTCTATCCCAATTTCTCCTTTGGGGAAAATAAATAGTCGTTTCGCCTGCTACTTGTTGCATATGTATATCAAAAGCTCTGTAAGCCTCACCCTGGCTGCCATTTGCGGCTTGCTGGTTCCCACCCAAACCCATGCCATCTCGGAAAGCAGCCAATCCCCCACCCAACCGGCCGCCAACCGACGCATTCAAGTAAGCGTCCAAGAACAGCCGTGGTACCTTCCCCAGGGCAATTCTCCAGCTTACCTGGCGGATGCCAGCGAATCGGATGAAACCGCCAGCGACGATGCGGAAGAAGCTTCCGAAGACATGATGTCGCCTGAGGAAATGGAATACGACGAAGGTTCGGTGGATGAACTTGAAACCGAAGCATTGGTGGAGAAACTCAACGATACCGGCGTCGAGTTCGACGAAACGGAAGTGGATAGTCTGGAGTACGACATTTTAATGGAAACCCCAGATAATCCCCCCGAAACAGATAGCGACTAGCAAGCACTAGATATCATGGAAACCCTTGCCAGCTTACTTTCTCCCTATCCCCTACAGGAATTTTTGCAGGAAAATTGGACCCAAAAAGGCGTTTTTATCCCAGCAGAAAGGAGGGATAAGTTTGCGCATTTATTTTCCTGGCAGGATTTAAATTATTTGTTGAACTTCCATAACTATACCTATCCTGACTTGCGTTTTTCCCAAGGGGGTCGGGTGTTGTCCCCTTGCAGTGCCAAAGATTGGGTGAAACGCTGCCAGGAAGGGGCAACGCTGATTTTAAACCACGTCCACCAGCGAGTGCCGGTGCTGGCGGAGTTGGCAGCGGCGTTGCATCGGGAAGTGGGACACCGGGTGCAGGTGAATACTTACTGTTCCTGGCCGTCCCAGCAAGGGTTTTCCTGCCATTACGATACCCACGAGGTATTTATTTTACAAATTAAGGGGAATAAGGAGTGGTTTGTGTTTGAGGATACGATTAAATATCCTCGTAAGAATGCCCGTACGTTGGGGGTGGAACCGCCGGAGAGCGATCCTTATATCCATGAGGTGTTGCGTCCGGGGGATTTGCTGTACATTCCGCGGGGACACTGGCACTACGCGATCGCGTGCGATCGCCCTTCGTTGCATTTAACCTTGGGAATTCCCGGTCGTACGGGGGTAGACTGGTTGCGCTGGCTGGTGGGGGAACTGCAAAACGACCCCGCCTGGCGGGAAAATTTGCCCCTGGCTACAGCAGAAGATACGGCGGCGTTGGAATATCACTTGCATGGGTTGGTGGACCGGTTAATTGATACCCTCAAACAGGAAAAATGGGTGCAAAAATATGCCAGAAGCCACTCCCATCGAAGCGATCGCGTACCGGAAATTTCCCTCCCCAGCCAGGCAGGCTTTGACGTGTTTGCCGACGGCTTCGACACCCAATTTCGCCGCGCCAAATTCCAAAACCTGCGAATAGAATGGCAGCCGGAAACCGAGCAATATCAACTTGCTTTTGCCCACAAGGAAATTAATCTCACAAACGTTACCGATCGGTTCGTACAAAATCTGCGCCAGCGCCATCAATTTACCGTTTGGGAAGCGATGGATTGGCTGCCTGAGTGCGACCTAGAAGCCGATATCCTGCCTTTGTTGTGGGAATTGGTGCGGGAAGGAGTTTTGGCAGTTGATTCGCCGGATTTCCCAGAATAGTTTGTTTTGCAGCAGCTTTTAACCGTAAATTAAACCAATGATAATGTTCCGATTACCCTCCTTTAGGATTTCCTTGATAGCTTAGGCGCGAGATGCTATGGCTTTTGAGCTAGTTCTACGGAGCTTAATCCTATGTTAAAAAATCGCTTTGCTTTTCTCGGTGCCGCCGCTGCAGTAACTGCTGCGACCATTGGACTGTCTGCGAACTTCGTGCAGTCCCAATCCCTGTCCGGTACCATCCGCATTGACGGTTCCAGCACCGTTTTCCCAATTACGGAAGCGGTTGCGGAAGAATTTCAAGGCACCCATTCTGAAGTCAGAGTTCCCGTGGGTGTTTCCGGGACTGGCGGTGGTTTCAAGAAATTCTGCGTTGGCGAAACCGACATTTCCGACGCCTCTCGTCAAATTAAACAAACCGAGCAAGAGAAATGTGCCGCCAACGGCATTGACTACATAGAAATCCCCGTTGCTTACGACGCCATTACGGTTGTCGTCCACCCCGAAAACACCTGGGCTACGCAAATGAGCGTCGAACAGCTCAAAACCCTATGGGAACCCCAGGCTGAAGGGGAAATTACCATGTGGAGCGATATGAATTCTTCCTGGCCCAATCAGGAAATTAGCCTCTACGGTCCGGGAACGGATTCCGGTACGTTCGACTACTTCACCGAAGCCATTGTTGGCGAAGAAGATGCCAGCCGCGCCGACTACACCGCCAGTGAAGACGATAACGTCTTGGTTCTTGGCGTTGCGGAAGATAAATACGCGCTTGGCTATTTCGGTTACTCCTACTATTACGAAAACCGTGACAAACTACAAGCGGTGGCCGTTAATGGTGTTAAACCTTCCCAGCAAACGGTAGAAAGTGGCCAATACTCTCCGCTGTCTCGTCCTCTGTACATTTACGTAAACAAAGAGTCTCTGGAACGTCCGGAAGTGAAGGCTTTTGTAGAGTTCTATCTGAACAACGCACCCACCTACGTCAACGAAGTGGGTTACGTTCCCCTCAGCGAGACCACCTATAGCGCTTTCTTGGAAGACCTATAAACCCTAGCAGGTACCAAATCGAGTGTAACCACCCTAGCTAGCTGGCCGTGCGATCGCTAAGGATTTTTTGCCAAAGCGATCGCTTTTTTTATGAAATGCTCCGTCCTATTGAAAAACAAACGTATTGTTTTGCAGCGTCAGACCTGCCACATCTTCCCCATCAATGGTGGCAATTAGTTCGTTGTCGCGCAACAGCAGCACCGTACCATCGCTGTCTGCCTGCAACCGGTACTCTTGGGGAGCGCCATACAGAACAATTGTATCCCGATTGGCTTCCCAATCCACAATCGCCGCAAAATCGTTCAAACCAGAACTGCCGGGGTCGCCATCGTCATAGTAAACCTGGGTTTCGTCTGCAAGAACAAAGCGATCGCTTCCCGATCGACCTACCAACACATCCCGTTCCCCAACACCAGGTTGTGCCGCCTCCGGATCGACCCCCACCAGCGTATCATCTCCCAAATCACCACTGAGGCGATCGCTGCCAACATCTCCCTGCAACCAATCATCCTCGCGACCACCGTAGAGACTGTCATCGCCATCGCTTCCCCAGAGGCTGTCATCTTCGAGATTGCCATTGCTGATATCGTCGCCAACATTGCCATCGATAGAATCTTCTCCCTCCCCACCCAGCAGACTGTCGTTATCGCGACCGCCGTAAAGGCTATCATCGCCAGCCTCTCCCACCAACAAATCATCTCCCAAATTGCCAGCCAGCCAATCGCGACCCATACCGCCAGCAGCGCGATCGTTGCCTTCCATAGCAATAATGGGATTGTTACCACCATCGCCAACCAGCGAATCATCGCCATCGGTACCAAATTGCACTTCGGTCAGGGAAACCGGTTCTTGGGGTTCTTCTTGGGGTTCTTCTTGGGGGTCTTCCTCCACCGGCGCGCCGCCACCACCGTTGGAAAAATCGGGAAACGAATCAGGGGAATTAACCACCCGAACCGCCGCCTGCGCCTGTGCAGGAATCGATTCGGTCAGACCTACACGATCCCGCGCCACACTATAAAAACGATAGGTGTTGCCAGGCGCGCCGGAAAACGTAGCCGATGTAGCCTCGGTTTGGAGTTTCCAGGGAACAAACGGTTCGTCGTTGATAGAAACGTATACATCGTAGGAACGAATGCCGCTGCCGGTATCCTCTCCCGACCAAGAAACTCGGAAATTGCTGTTGCCAGTGGTTTCCGGGAGGGAACCCACACTACTGGTAGGAGGTTGCGCGTCAATGGTATTGGATACCCCGTTGGTTTCGATGGTATTCTCCAAATCGTCAAAAGCAATTTCGGCTTTCGTCTCCACCGTGGCATCTTCTCCCACATCGGCGCTGCTGCGTACCGTATAGCTGACAAACGCTTCTCCCACCGTACCGTCTTCATTGGGTGGTAAAAATCCTGCCTCCGCTTCTGTCGGTGGTTCTCCCGTTTCCGGATCGATGGTTTCCAGCATCCAAGTCACTTCCCCAGTATTGCTGTTGAAGGATCCAGTAAAATCCAACAGGTTATTGCTATCGGGAATGGCAACGCGGCTACTGTAGTTTTGCCGACCGTCGGGAACATCTACATAAACTTCACCAAAACCAAAATCTCTCAGGGAAAAACTGTTCCAATTCAAATCTTCGTCGAGTTGCTGGGTAATTTCCACGGAAACGGCATTGGCTTTGGCGCTGGCATCGTTTTCAAAGTTAATCCGGTAGGGTAAGACTTGACCGGTACCGATCCAATCTTCGTCTCCAAACCCGGCAGGTCCGATGATATCGTTGGGTTCGACCAAAGCAAACAGAACGTCGGTAGAAGAGTTGGTAATTGGCGCGCTAGCGGCATTGTCAACCGGAGATACGGAGAGCAAACCGTCGCTGTCGGGGTTGAGTTGTAGCGCGCTTAATTGGGAATTGCCGTAAAAAGCATGCAAGCGATCGCCAGATGCACTTTTAGAAAACCGAAACGCACCATCTTCGCGAAATTCGGTTACCGTTCCGTTGGCTTCCTGCAGGCGAAATTTCCCATCGCTGGTTTCGCTGAGGCTAACGCCATCCACAGAACTTTCGTAGCTGCCATCATCTTGTTTTTGAAAACGCAGATCGATATCCGCCGGATTTTCAACCGTCACATCGCCGCTGTCATCCACCGACACCGAAATCTCTCCGGGAAAGAGCCATTCCCCACTCAACGAATCCAAAGGATAGGGAGAGTCTAAAACCTCACTGGCACTGGTTTGTTGCAATTCCAAAGCCAGCAGTTCTCCCACATCGTTGGTGAAATATCCCAACTGACCCAACTGGGTAGCGTTGGTTGCCAAAGCCGATTGCAACCCGCCGGCAGTGTTGCCAATGCGATCGGTAAAATCCTGCCAAATATCGTTCCACTCCCCATCCGCAATGCCATCCGGTTGCAACTCGCTGGATAAATTGCTGCCGTTCCAGGCAATATTTTGGCTGCCATCGACGGTATTCAGGGAAAAATCAATAGCTTCCACATCTTTTTCGGGTCGGAAGAATACCTGAAAACTAGCTTCAGCGCCGGGGGGAAGTATCCCCGCTATGCCACTTGGGTTGGTACCAAGCAGTTGAATGGTGTTGGTGTCAAAATCGCTGCTGTTGCTGCTACTGAAATTGGCCCCTTCTGCTTCTAAAGCCAGCAGGGGTGCCATCACCTCCGTACCGCCGTCGTTTTTATAGGTAACCGTTGCTTGACTGGTCCACTGGCGGCGAACCCGGCTGGGGATACTCAGGGAAACTTCCAACTGACCGGCGGCATCGTCGGTGACGGTGAGGCTGTTTTCTAAAACCGCATTGCCACTGTCGTCGGTGACTTCTACG carries:
- a CDS encoding pentapeptide repeat-containing protein produces the protein MAIALFLATILGVVATGCREQDNMALLTETKECLECDLSGAELANAELRAAKLNFSNLSKADLQNADLTRSLLDSTNLQRANLSNAKLTRAALTNASLQNANLSGADLEGAFLRGVDLRNANLQNANLQNADLSNANLAGANLAGANFQGAIMPDGSIKEPADASAEPTDGS
- a CDS encoding iron ABC transporter permease; this translates as MTRFSLDDLRALPKNNDLRLGRLLPGGWTILVGAIAIAIATPILFVFANIFAEPQVSFGQDNTTSLWQHLAETVLGDYIQNSLVLMLGSSIGVLVIGVGTAWLVVACRFPGSGIFEWALLLPLAVPTYLLAYTYTDLLGVAGPLQQAIRDWLQVSYGEYWFPSIRSMGGAIALFAFTLYPYVYMLARVAFLEQSGCTLEASRSLGCGPWRSFVTVALPLARPAIAAGLSLVMMETLNDFGTVQYFGINTFTTGIYNTWFGMGDRVAASKLAAFLMLFVFILIVLERFSRRRARYYQSTGSDRTVPPYQLTGIRAAAASLVCLLPCAIGFLLPAGILLKMSLDNLQTFDHRFWELSQHSFGLAVATAILGVAIALIIAYGVRLQPNALMRFSARVASMGYAIPGAVIAVGILIPMGNLDNSIDAWMRSQFGISTGLLLSGTVFALIFAYIVRFLAVSFGTVESSLNKIHPNLDAAARSLGHNTTSTLLRVHIPMMASSLLTAGMLVFVDVMKELPATIIIRPFNFNTLAVRVYNLASDERLAEAAAPALAIVLVGIVPVILLSWQISRARQ
- a CDS encoding ABC transporter ATP-binding protein produces the protein MAAVILHLEGVTKKFARNQAPAVESVDLQLASGEILGLLGPSGCGKTTLLRTIGGFETPQAGTIDIDGDRVAGGGKWIPPEKRNVGMVFQDYALFPHLNVHKNIAFGLKHAKRQGNLVSSHQKRVAEVLSLVGLEGMAKRYPHELSGGQQQRVALARALAPYPAMVLLDEPLSNLDAQVRLRLRQEVREILKNTGTSAIFVTHDREEALSVCDRVALMRQGRVEQMGTPEEIYTHPASRFVAEFVTQANFLPAIRKGEVWETEVGCFPRNDDSVEVDTADLMVRQEDLLLTPQENASVAIRDRQFLGREHRYCLQTPSGKELHARLAAKNSLPIGTHVALQVNPEAIQVFPR
- a CDS encoding cupin domain-containing protein, which encodes METLASLLSPYPLQEFLQENWTQKGVFIPAERRDKFAHLFSWQDLNYLLNFHNYTYPDLRFSQGGRVLSPCSAKDWVKRCQEGATLILNHVHQRVPVLAELAAALHREVGHRVQVNTYCSWPSQQGFSCHYDTHEVFILQIKGNKEWFVFEDTIKYPRKNARTLGVEPPESDPYIHEVLRPGDLLYIPRGHWHYAIACDRPSLHLTLGIPGRTGVDWLRWLVGELQNDPAWRENLPLATAEDTAALEYHLHGLVDRLIDTLKQEKWVQKYARSHSHRSDRVPEISLPSQAGFDVFADGFDTQFRRAKFQNLRIEWQPETEQYQLAFAHKEINLTNVTDRFVQNLRQRHQFTVWEAMDWLPECDLEADILPLLWELVREGVLAVDSPDFPE
- a CDS encoding PstS family phosphate ABC transporter substrate-binding protein; its protein translation is MLKNRFAFLGAAAAVTAATIGLSANFVQSQSLSGTIRIDGSSTVFPITEAVAEEFQGTHSEVRVPVGVSGTGGGFKKFCVGETDISDASRQIKQTEQEKCAANGIDYIEIPVAYDAITVVVHPENTWATQMSVEQLKTLWEPQAEGEITMWSDMNSSWPNQEISLYGPGTDSGTFDYFTEAIVGEEDASRADYTASEDDNVLVLGVAEDKYALGYFGYSYYYENRDKLQAVAVNGVKPSQQTVESGQYSPLSRPLYIYVNKESLERPEVKAFVEFYLNNAPTYVNEVGYVPLSETTYSAFLEDL
- a CDS encoding pre-peptidase C-terminal domain-containing protein; translation: MAVSTFPIFTEVDLYGVSTMSDNTFDSAIALGSLGNLQTFTDTLDSNDTEDFYRFTLDETAEVDLIAKELSAAIQIAIVADTNQNDTFDSDDILFEDGVTDTSDTSDRQITQSLDAGTYWVRVSGATSETTNYTLEAQATPTSNSETGHSNSDTSVPEDNAGNDRDNATSLGIINGTSKTRNDFIGEADTDDYYRFQVSGNDWVDLQLTPETSDANVDLALLDRNGNPITATESNSLRSAIESGTYFARVSYAGSDTNYEFTLEGNPVTDRAGNAPEEAQSLNILSSSRTFQDFVGDFDTDDYYRFQILKNSDFTATLDQLSADADIELLKRDNSGSLEEIAKSIEPEDQRDRIEVQDLEAGTYFLRVYQFEGNTDYNLELGSVSEFNFNAISPNRVSNAGTTTVQLDGSQFSRNASVALSADSEDGSSNEIDASEVTWLNSGTLAATFDLLGIETGTYNVEVTDDSGNAVLENSLTVTDDAAGQLEVSLSIPSRVRRQWTSQATVTYKNDGGTEVMAPLLALEAEGANFSSSNSSDFDTNTIQLLGTNPSGIAGILPPGAEASFQVFFRPEKDVEAIDFSLNTVDGSQNIAWNGSNLSSELQPDGIADGEWNDIWQDFTDRIGNTAGGLQSALATNATQLGQLGYFTNDVGELLALELQQTSASEVLDSPYPLDSLSGEWLFPGEISVSVDDSGDVTVENPADIDLRFQKQDDGSYESSVDGVSLSETSDGKFRLQEANGTVTEFREDGAFRFSKSASGDRLHAFYGNSQLSALQLNPDSDGLLSVSPVDNAASAPITNSSTDVLFALVEPNDIIGPAGFGDEDWIGTGQVLPYRINFENDASAKANAVSVEITQQLDEDLNWNSFSLRDFGFGEVYVDVPDGRQNYSSRVAIPDSNNLLDFTGSFNSNTGEVTWMLETIDPETGEPPTEAEAGFLPPNEDGTVGEAFVSYTVRSSADVGEDATVETKAEIAFDDLENTIETNGVSNTIDAQPPTSSVGSLPETTGNSNFRVSWSGEDTGSGIRSYDVYVSINDEPFVPWKLQTEATSATFSGAPGNTYRFYSVARDRVGLTESIPAQAQAAVRVVNSPDSFPDFSNGGGGAPVEEDPQEEPQEEPQEPVSLTEVQFGTDGDDSLVGDGGNNPIIAMEGNDRAAGGMGRDWLAGNLGDDLLVGEAGDDSLYGGRDNDSLLGGEGEDSIDGNVGDDISNGNLEDDSLWGSDGDDSLYGGREDDWLQGDVGSDRLSGDLGDDTLVGVDPEAAQPGVGERDVLVGRSGSDRFVLADETQVYYDDGDPGSSGLNDFAAIVDWEANRDTIVLYGAPQEYRLQADSDGTVLLLRDNELIATIDGEDVAGLTLQNNTFVFQ